A stretch of the Bos indicus isolate NIAB-ARS_2022 breed Sahiwal x Tharparkar chromosome 13, NIAB-ARS_B.indTharparkar_mat_pri_1.0, whole genome shotgun sequence genome encodes the following:
- the SCP2D1 gene encoding SCP2 sterol-binding domain-containing protein 1, translating to MWKRIDHQLKIKAGDGPQAGQFKELGPGREPAVPHPLSLSEFQTVPVFEDISQHVKEVGSQLVKKVNAIFQLDITKDGKTVHQWTIDLKNGSGDTYRGPARLPADTVFTIPEPVFMELILGKMNPQKAFLAGKFKVSGKVLLGQKLERVFKDWAKW from the coding sequence ATGTGGAAGAGAATTGACCATCAGCTCAAGATCAAGGCAGGGGATGGGCCGCAGGCAGGCCAGTTCAAGGAACTGGGTCCAGGTCGGGAACCTGCTGTGCCACACCCTCTCTCGCTGTCAGAATTCCAGACCGTCCCAGTGTTTGAGGACATCAGCCAGCACGTCAAAGAAGTGGGGAGCCAGCTGGTGAAGAAAGTCAATGCCATCTTCCAGCTGGACATCACCAAAGATGGGAAGACTGTCCACCAGTGGACCATTGATCTGAAGAACGGCTCTGGGGACACGTATCgaggacctgccaggctcccagcGGACACCGTCTTCACAATCCCCGAGCCTGTCTTCATGGAGTTGATTTTGGGCAAAATGAACCCTCAGAAGGCTTTCCTTGCCGGCAAGTTCAAAGTGAGCGGCAAAGTTCTGCTTGGCCAGAAGCTGGAGAGAGTTTTCAAGGACTGGGCTAAGTGGTAA